A DNA window from Campylobacter concisus contains the following coding sequences:
- a CDS encoding ATP-binding protein has product MIKLDTLPKGSLTFKSFAILDQIFMKVFGYFSKVKLSKTIDFFEMDYETNSISLDINGRQRLYALKLETGSNEIVKIENFAQFTNQIRHDKDRQTEVMISFVKQDNIEAIYVFTLDRGIAEEIALSFSIQLLPPPEILTALYHIFLLDVYLENDKRSINKYNDVEYSEDIDLLYKKFPSLIAIASDSILNKYTPYQITGFKGSSHFSVLELFRTEWNGVCNLFFDFSTHKTKGQIELMQRAAKFGDSITNKALNKLRKDPENKEAIEEIENKCFVANGMFFLKEQKTASAFQSIMGISAEERFLLVDKLLPKTLLMARDIDFDIIVHQDIISKFFQTSLCRDCLAKPLKDEAENLKHGVGSNVFLKVDFYGRDINNNFFNCMLKGNSSPHMLIFGTTGAGKSVAALKMVSQIIGYDFETGKANDLNENRKIRYINVGYTGGRIFDSIRKNNNTPEKKMIEIVPPDVSKLRFSLFDFDDISRPTEEEWLMFRDFINLMLTVSGGPDKALDPLEEAALKTSLYRMLQLKGEADEGGYPLLTLREIRNNQTYGKSYEGIIDEILKIKDENGNPKYNERTRADELPPEYNRFARPILNDLVNAIKGQTKNIQLSEEEQTRFGSLGEKLNFISKNPVFAYFNNVVVRENYPAYYAEFDKIKGDSKNFVSVGWLLFQNWFKYDKLQAMKQQNADLPRPDAFYFIEEAHNFFNIPVFSKLLDTFAREVRKYGIHLILITQSTGDVDQEFAELFSTRCFLFKMKDKDVAYAGVKSVNGNKDLSGPAQQIYDAIKENPDGNRTIFMLNSSGASAFTLPAYKKYGNMFMPYEIQTA; this is encoded by the coding sequence ATGATAAAACTTGACACATTGCCCAAAGGCTCACTGACTTTTAAGTCTTTTGCCATATTGGATCAAATTTTTATGAAGGTTTTTGGGTATTTCTCAAAAGTTAAGCTTTCAAAAACCATAGATTTTTTTGAGATGGACTATGAAACAAATTCAATTAGTCTTGATATAAATGGACGACAAAGACTTTATGCCCTAAAACTTGAAACTGGCTCCAATGAGATTGTAAAGATAGAAAATTTTGCGCAATTCACAAACCAAATTAGGCACGATAAGGATAGACAAACTGAAGTAATGATCAGTTTTGTTAAGCAAGATAACATTGAGGCAATTTATGTTTTTACTCTTGATAGGGGCATTGCAGAAGAGATTGCACTTAGCTTCTCTATTCAACTACTCCCACCTCCTGAAATCTTAACAGCCTTGTATCATATTTTTCTACTGGATGTCTATTTGGAAAACGACAAGAGAAGTATAAATAAATACAATGACGTTGAGTATAGCGAAGACATTGACCTACTATATAAGAAATTTCCATCCCTGATTGCTATTGCGAGCGATAGTATTTTAAATAAATATACACCTTATCAAATAACTGGCTTTAAGGGGTCAAGTCACTTCTCTGTGCTTGAACTTTTTAGGACAGAGTGGAATGGCGTATGCAATCTGTTCTTTGATTTTTCTACGCACAAGACCAAAGGGCAAATAGAGCTTATGCAAAGAGCTGCCAAATTTGGGGACAGCATTACAAATAAAGCTTTAAATAAATTAAGAAAAGATCCTGAAAACAAAGAAGCAATAGAAGAAATCGAAAATAAATGTTTTGTTGCAAATGGCATGTTCTTTCTAAAAGAGCAAAAAACAGCCTCTGCTTTTCAGTCTATTATGGGCATAAGTGCCGAGGAAAGATTTTTGCTTGTTGATAAGTTATTGCCAAAAACCCTATTAATGGCAAGGGATATTGATTTTGACATAATTGTTCATCAAGATATTATTTCTAAATTCTTCCAGACATCTTTATGTAGAGATTGCTTAGCAAAACCATTAAAAGATGAGGCCGAAAATCTTAAGCACGGCGTAGGCTCAAACGTCTTTTTGAAAGTTGATTTTTATGGCCGAGATATTAATAACAACTTTTTTAACTGCATGCTAAAAGGCAATTCATCTCCACACATGCTAATTTTCGGAACTACTGGAGCTGGTAAATCTGTTGCTGCGCTTAAGATGGTGTCACAAATAATTGGTTATGATTTTGAAACTGGGAAAGCAAACGATCTAAATGAAAATCGAAAAATACGCTATATCAACGTTGGATATACTGGTGGAAGGATATTTGATAGCATTAGAAAAAATAACAATACTCCTGAGAAAAAAATGATTGAGATTGTTCCGCCAGATGTTTCAAAGCTACGTTTTTCTCTATTTGATTTTGATGATATATCAAGACCTACCGAAGAAGAGTGGCTAATGTTTAGGGACTTTATCAATTTGATGCTAACTGTTTCTGGTGGTCCAGATAAGGCATTAGACCCGCTAGAAGAAGCTGCCTTAAAAACAAGCCTTTACAGAATGTTGCAACTAAAAGGAGAGGCTGATGAAGGGGGCTATCCACTTCTTACATTAAGAGAAATTAGAAATAATCAAACCTACGGCAAATCCTATGAGGGAATAATTGATGAAATATTAAAAATAAAAGATGAAAACGGCAACCCTAAGTATAATGAAAGAACAAGGGCTGATGAATTGCCACCAGAGTATAATAGATTTGCAAGACCTATTCTAAATGATCTAGTAAATGCTATAAAGGGACAAACAAAAAATATTCAGCTAAGCGAAGAAGAACAAACTAGGTTTGGATCACTTGGCGAGAAATTAAACTTTATCAGCAAAAATCCAGTTTTTGCCTACTTCAATAACGTCGTTGTTAGAGAGAATTATCCAGCATATTATGCTGAGTTTGATAAGATCAAAGGGGACTCAAAAAACTTTGTGTCAGTAGGCTGGCTTTTATTCCAAAACTGGTTTAAATACGACAAGTTGCAAGCAATGAAGCAACAAAATGCCGATTTGCCAAGGCCTGACGCTTTTTACTTCATTGAAGAGGCACACAACTTTTTTAATATTCCAGTGTTTAGCAAGCTTCTTGATACATTTGCTAGAGAAGTTAGAAAATATGGTATTCATCTGATTTTAATTACGCAAAGCACGGGTGATGTCGATCAAGAATTTGCAGAGTTATTCTCAACAAGGTGTTTCTTGTTTAAAATGAAGGACAAAGATGTCGCATACGCTGGAGTTAAAAGTGTAAATGGCAATAAAGATCTAAGCGGCCCAGCACAACAAATTTATGATGCTATTAAAGAAAATCCTGATGGCAATAGAACCATTTTTATGCTTAATTCAAGTGGAGCTAGTGCATTTACTTTGCCTGCCTATAAGAAATATGGTAATATGTTTATGCCATACGAAATACAAACTGCATAA
- a CDS encoding type IV secretion system DNA-binding domain-containing protein yields the protein MAAILLETNKIHRSVRYFGLEESRFRFKRYTKTVRSLFWLSLVSFMFSPYMAVFFLCLFVSKTAGELFGVFFKNEAYMRQYNAILQPQTAKKVVSVIGYRIYNEELDGHLSIIKSGDKTSLAAKQKTMEHPHNKLRHIGIDMDLAKTHMVLVGKTGAGKTEALRSMMDDIMKIGGGIVFNDGKSDVKMLDEILAQAKLNYRETSVRVLNFLKAEKSAESNTFNFFNNQHPVKLIEFLSNLAFKDSSEGNTAYFQNRGKALLLPVASALYIRDKLLGEGIDSEKLSSNTSVLNVTLIFIAFYCMCRDLDEIIAENKNVEPLIGDNSIVVAKTSFFDNIERLIETVIQEPTRRIDIEKELGIEYSFIKDTYTNVYKIIRSYLDKVWNRFIPILDVVALVVYSQGKSQSDGKKRFYSKDVSPETIYSMQDIKIFYNLAKEAFTNTPGQNQSVMPISQEAETLKNNLTNIVNDFSRGTLTISYATTILSEAFTTKGASLENPPADNMMQHSYAQQQWEQLFNVFAAFKHILAQSKSEINPVDVIADNQILYVLLPPLELSRSQVEILGKIIIATIKAFAGSALGGEYIGIHQTIKNIAKDKFTPKPFTLINLDEYGAYPVADLDTILAQVRSLNMSVALGIQDFVSLKASGTDETAQKRALANTSKIIFKVADKDVIEWLEAMINEEEVESSEYKRDAAGELVLDVQTRLENKKIIPIKKTQDANYGLCLMLLGAENDRAVWCQTFFRGGKTENVRLIHTNAIAGISADVISNMKKGYEDFKDEIIQDNIVGKINMELEELAS from the coding sequence ATGGCGGCCATTTTACTTGAAACCAACAAGATACATCGCTCTGTCAGATATTTTGGGCTAGAAGAGAGCCGTTTCAGGTTTAAAAGATATACAAAGACGGTGAGAAGCTTATTTTGGCTATCTTTGGTTTCATTTATGTTTTCACCATATATGGCTGTTTTCTTTTTATGCCTATTTGTTTCAAAAACAGCAGGCGAACTATTTGGCGTTTTTTTTAAAAATGAAGCTTATATGCGCCAATATAATGCGATATTGCAACCTCAAACAGCTAAAAAAGTTGTTTCTGTAATCGGTTATAGAATTTATAATGAAGAGCTAGACGGACACCTTTCTATAATAAAATCAGGCGACAAGACTTCTCTTGCAGCCAAACAAAAAACAATGGAGCACCCACACAATAAGCTAAGACACATCGGAATTGATATGGACTTAGCCAAAACACACATGGTCTTAGTCGGTAAAACTGGTGCTGGTAAAACAGAGGCCTTGCGATCTATGATGGACGACATTATGAAAATTGGCGGAGGGATAGTATTTAACGACGGAAAATCTGACGTTAAAATGCTAGATGAAATCTTAGCCCAAGCAAAATTAAATTATAGAGAAACTTCGGTCAGGGTATTGAACTTTCTTAAGGCAGAAAAAAGCGCAGAGAGCAATACATTTAACTTTTTCAACAATCAGCACCCAGTAAAATTAATAGAATTCTTATCAAACCTAGCCTTTAAAGATAGTAGCGAAGGCAATACTGCATATTTTCAAAACCGCGGCAAGGCATTGTTATTGCCAGTTGCATCAGCCCTATATATCAGGGATAAACTGCTAGGCGAAGGTATAGATAGCGAAAAACTTAGCTCAAACACAAGTGTTTTAAATGTTACTCTAATCTTTATTGCGTTTTATTGCATGTGCCGTGATTTAGATGAAATCATTGCCGAAAATAAAAACGTTGAGCCACTAATTGGTGACAATAGTATTGTTGTTGCAAAGACATCTTTTTTTGACAATATAGAAAGACTTATTGAAACAGTCATTCAAGAACCTACACGCAGAATAGATATAGAAAAAGAGCTTGGAATTGAATATAGCTTTATAAAAGATACATACACAAACGTTTATAAAATTATTCGTTCATACCTAGATAAGGTATGGAATAGATTTATCCCTATACTTGATGTCGTTGCCCTTGTGGTCTATTCACAAGGCAAAAGTCAAAGTGATGGCAAGAAGAGATTTTATTCAAAAGATGTATCGCCTGAAACTATTTATTCTATGCAAGATATTAAAATTTTCTACAATCTTGCCAAAGAAGCTTTTACAAATACGCCAGGACAAAATCAATCAGTTATGCCAATTAGCCAAGAAGCTGAAACGCTAAAAAATAATTTGACTAATATTGTTAATGACTTTTCAAGAGGAACTTTAACTATCAGTTATGCGACTACGATTTTAAGCGAGGCATTTACTACCAAGGGAGCTTCATTAGAGAACCCACCAGCAGACAATATGATGCAACACTCCTATGCACAACAACAATGGGAGCAGTTGTTCAACGTTTTTGCTGCCTTTAAACATATTCTTGCTCAATCGAAGAGTGAGATCAATCCAGTTGATGTTATTGCAGATAACCAAATTTTATATGTTTTGCTGCCACCGCTTGAATTATCAAGATCGCAGGTTGAAATTTTGGGAAAAATTATTATAGCAACTATCAAGGCATTTGCTGGTTCAGCATTGGGTGGCGAATATATTGGCATTCATCAAACTATTAAGAATATAGCAAAGGATAAATTCACCCCTAAGCCTTTTACTCTAATCAACCTTGACGAGTATGGTGCATATCCAGTTGCTGATCTTGATACGATCTTGGCGCAAGTGCGTTCGTTAAATATGAGTGTTGCCCTTGGTATTCAAGACTTTGTATCGCTAAAAGCGAGTGGAACAGACGAAACAGCTCAAAAAAGAGCCTTAGCCAATACGTCAAAGATAATCTTTAAAGTAGCCGATAAAGACGTTATAGAGTGGCTAGAAGCTATGATCAACGAAGAAGAAGTTGAGAGTAGTGAGTATAAAAGAGATGCCGCTGGGGAACTTGTTCTTGATGTTCAAACAAGACTGGAGAATAAAAAGATCATACCTATCAAGAAAACACAAGACGCTAACTATGGTCTATGCCTAATGTTGCTTGGTGCTGAGAATGATAGGGCGGTTTGGTGTCAAACTTTCTTTAGAGGCGGTAAAACAGAGAATGTTAGGCTAATACACACTAATGCCATAGCTGGTATCAGTGCTGATGTTATTAGCAATATGAAAAAGGGCTACGAAGACTTTAAAGACGAGATTATTCAAGATAATATTGTTGGTAAGATCAATATGGAGCTAGAAGAACTTGCTTCTTAA
- a CDS encoding helicase C-terminal domain-containing protein, whose protein sequence is MELRSEQRKFVDYAAKRVKENKYCVCEMPTAFGKTFSALMLAKKLIDEKIAQRVVIATSDNSLAKSIFLEAKNVDNLPDYVLGIGKNNYLDIKKLTFFMDTEISSEVLPLDKEVVDGAIKKLKEDFSYVLIEDFLNELDIVDADKREYIANNLALEKSNSESFKEYTIQITNYSFLFSKFMFDEKYAEVDGTVYIFDEIQELPNMAEMTLSSAFSLYSYYLQLKTIAKTINDDASAPKTLIKLLNEEVERVKSINEIMSDEKMAGKTLTANDIAIQRATNVLSKLFDQEKSKALRAKLKSYYKKTPFFQLGVFLNKFDDVKSTLSSKDIYISFSQERGFISFHTYSKDIKLKLADKFWSKIDRFVGITATALLTQDVHDLEIYKRMGINFSDIKLGDTVIKERKSKVCVIKSFEGILRPEQATYSITSNDFIEDEQKRFEYFADEILRGYDGKNTMVLVGGFDEVRLLAQKLESVKDRLVLAEQGRSVQNIIEGFKKSGGILIATRNYATGINLKGKTLERLFITKLPYPVYQTKKWILLKEKNPSFFWFEYNNEMVMTFRQAIGRLIRSPEDTGKIFLLDGKFNALSEGLKNRLIYFLEKIALKGAQL, encoded by the coding sequence ATGGAACTTAGATCTGAACAAAGGAAATTTGTCGATTATGCGGCAAAGAGGGTAAAAGAGAATAAGTATTGTGTTTGTGAAATGCCTACGGCGTTTGGTAAAACTTTTTCGGCTTTAATGCTTGCAAAGAAACTAATTGATGAAAAGATAGCTCAAAGAGTGGTAATAGCCACTAGCGATAACTCTTTGGCAAAAAGTATATTTCTTGAAGCCAAAAATGTCGATAATCTCCCAGACTATGTGCTAGGCATTGGCAAAAATAACTACCTGGATATAAAAAAACTCACTTTTTTTATGGATACAGAGATTAGCTCTGAAGTTTTACCTTTAGACAAAGAGGTTGTTGATGGGGCTATAAAAAAATTAAAGGAAGATTTCTCTTATGTCTTGATTGAAGATTTTTTAAACGAGCTAGATATAGTAGATGCCGACAAGAGAGAATATATTGCCAATAACCTTGCACTTGAAAAAAGCAATAGTGAAAGCTTTAAAGAATATACTATTCAAATTACAAACTACTCTTTTTTGTTTTCTAAATTTATGTTCGATGAAAAATATGCGGAAGTAGATGGCACTGTTTATATTTTTGATGAAATTCAAGAACTACCCAATATGGCTGAAATGACACTAAGCTCTGCATTTTCTTTATATAGCTACTATTTGCAATTAAAAACGATTGCAAAGACAATTAACGACGATGCTAGCGCACCTAAAACTTTGATAAAGTTATTGAATGAAGAGGTTGAGCGTGTAAAATCCATAAATGAGATTATGAGTGATGAAAAAATGGCTGGCAAGACACTAACAGCCAATGATATAGCCATACAAAGAGCTACAAACGTTTTAAGTAAGCTTTTTGATCAAGAAAAAAGCAAGGCTCTTAGAGCCAAACTAAAAAGCTATTACAAAAAAACTCCTTTTTTTCAGCTAGGCGTTTTTCTTAATAAATTTGATGATGTTAAAAGCACCTTGTCGTCTAAAGATATTTATATTAGCTTCTCGCAAGAAAGAGGGTTTATATCGTTTCATACCTATTCTAAGGACATAAAGCTTAAGCTCGCCGATAAGTTCTGGAGCAAAATAGATCGATTTGTAGGTATAACAGCTACGGCTCTACTTACACAAGACGTTCATGATCTTGAAATTTATAAACGCATGGGCATCAACTTTAGTGATATAAAGCTTGGAGATACAGTAATAAAAGAGCGCAAAAGCAAAGTATGCGTAATAAAGTCATTTGAGGGGATTTTACGCCCAGAGCAGGCGACTTATTCGATTACTAGCAACGACTTTATAGAAGACGAGCAAAAAAGATTTGAGTATTTTGCAGATGAAATTTTGCGAGGCTATGACGGCAAAAATACAATGGTTCTAGTAGGTGGCTTTGATGAAGTAAGGCTTCTAGCTCAAAAACTAGAAAGCGTAAAAGATAGGCTAGTTTTGGCGGAGCAAGGTAGAAGCGTCCAAAATATTATTGAGGGCTTTAAAAAGAGTGGTGGAATTTTAATAGCTACTAGAAATTACGCTACTGGTATAAATTTGAAAGGCAAAACCCTTGAAAGGCTCTTTATAACCAAATTGCCTTACCCAGTTTATCAAACAAAAAAATGGATACTTTTAAAAGAAAAAAATCCTAGTTTCTTTTGGTTTGAATATAATAATGAAATGGTTATGACTTTTAGACAAGCTATCGGCCGTCTTATTCGCTCACCAGAGGATACTGGAAAAATATTTTTGCTTGACGGCAAATTTAACGCTTTGAGCGAGGGCTTAAAAAATAGGTTGATCTATTTTTTAGAGAAAATTGCTTTAAAGGGAGCGCAGTTATGA
- a CDS encoding UvrD-helicase domain-containing protein: MKFTQEQLDIFAVCKNLKDDQKVSIIAPAGSGKTSTLVELAKQLPDKTILYLAYNQSIKREAQGKFPNNVTVLTTHGLALRSQSIKIEDISTTDLSVVDVQTMFGIEPLEAFNAIKIFNDFCNSNYKKFNEEVVKKNVAVHAASLIYEKMRRREIPITHSFYLKEFQFFDKSKINFDLVFLDEAQDSNDVVLNIFLQLKGSKVFIGDPNQAIYGFRGSANAFNKISADYSMKLTSCFRCVPDVVNKANKVLERYKQDPVKMVSKVMPRDDIAALNYEHIKKSSIKNAIITRTNSKIVEILSSGLDKDTSYILIKKPQDIFKEAINFVRFLNNEKDKIEPEFSYLKEFNSQAALKQHLEDCGDNNLLSTFNLAKRYGKRIFSIYRKASDDYKNRNKIAHHGTYLMTAHTAKGLEFDIVTLEKDFPSLSDLIYKKKISFSELQEEVNLYYVAITRAKYLLIDKTKNEEEFN; encoded by the coding sequence ATGAAATTTACACAAGAGCAATTAGATATTTTTGCCGTATGCAAGAACCTCAAAGATGACCAAAAGGTATCTATTATTGCACCTGCTGGCTCTGGCAAAACTTCTACTTTGGTAGAGTTGGCCAAACAACTACCAGATAAGACAATATTGTATCTAGCCTATAATCAGTCAATAAAAAGAGAAGCTCAGGGCAAATTTCCAAACAATGTGACTGTTCTTACTACTCACGGATTAGCATTGCGCTCCCAAAGCATAAAAATAGAAGATATATCAACAACTGATCTTAGTGTAGTCGATGTTCAAACCATGTTTGGCATAGAACCCCTAGAAGCTTTTAATGCTATTAAAATTTTCAATGATTTTTGTAATTCTAATTATAAAAAATTTAATGAGGAAGTCGTTAAAAAAAATGTGGCCGTGCATGCGGCTAGCCTAATATATGAAAAGATGAGAAGAAGAGAGATACCTATCACTCACTCTTTTTATTTAAAAGAATTTCAGTTCTTTGATAAGTCAAAGATTAATTTTGACTTAGTTTTTTTAGATGAAGCACAAGACAGCAATGATGTTGTCTTAAATATATTTTTGCAGCTAAAAGGCTCAAAGGTTTTTATTGGCGACCCAAATCAAGCAATTTATGGCTTTCGTGGATCGGCTAATGCTTTTAACAAAATAAGTGCTGATTACTCAATGAAGCTAACATCTTGCTTTAGGTGTGTCCCTGATGTTGTTAATAAGGCGAACAAGGTGCTTGAAAGATATAAACAAGATCCAGTCAAAATGGTCAGTAAAGTTATGCCACGAGATGATATTGCTGCCCTAAATTACGAGCATATTAAAAAAAGTTCAATAAAAAATGCTATAATCACGAGGACAAATTCAAAAATTGTCGAAATTTTGTCCAGTGGGCTAGACAAAGATACGTCCTATATCTTAATCAAAAAACCACAAGACATTTTTAAAGAGGCTATCAACTTTGTCAGATTTTTAAATAACGAAAAAGACAAAATAGAGCCTGAGTTTTCATATCTTAAAGAGTTCAATAGCCAAGCTGCCTTAAAACAGCATTTAGAAGATTGCGGAGATAACAACTTGCTCTCAACTTTCAATTTGGCTAAAAGGTATGGTAAAAGGATTTTTAGTATATACCGCAAAGCAAGTGATGACTATAAAAATAGGAATAAAATAGCACATCATGGGACATATCTTATGACGGCACACACCGCAAAGGGGCTGGAGTTTGATATTGTTACACTAGAAAAAGATTTTCCGTCGTTAAGCGATCTAATATACAAAAAAAAGATCAGTTTTAGTGAGCTGCAAGAAGAAGTTAATCTTTATTATGTAGCCATAACACGTGCGAAATATCTTTTAATTGACAAAACCAAAAACGAAGAAGAATTTAATTAA
- a CDS encoding type II toxin-antitoxin system HipA family toxin, which translates to MSDTLKIYSNDDLVGFLKIYAVGRNETYYFEYDKEWLKNGFEIDPNLPLQSSQFVSKNLWGAFCDISPDRWGRLIQKRKAGSELTESEYMLGVSDYFRIGSLRIEKESEFVSATNDIPKLTHISELCISSQRIERGESLESDIKNLLAPSGSLGGARPKASVLKGNELYIVKFPSIKDEYRQISRSEKTMLDVASIAKINVCQSELFETAKGTALLVKRFDRNGDKRIPYKSAMTLLGVRDGDENNDKSYCDLANVLDSKNKKELFRRMVFNGLFGNTDDHLRNHGVLYDEKTKSWNLSPAFDITPTPIIYSKQNHALNFVGFKSLPSVQLFYDIKSKFDINDSEFKEIIADMLMARDKFEEIAKRNKINSDNLKMLRNNYCHEDFGRGGEFIAQINQNMAEEYISLDDEANSYKFKL; encoded by the coding sequence ATGAGTGATACTTTAAAAATATATAGCAACGATGATCTTGTGGGATTTCTTAAAATATATGCTGTAGGTAGAAATGAAACATATTATTTTGAATATGATAAAGAGTGGTTAAAAAATGGCTTTGAGATAGACCCAAATTTACCACTGCAAAGCTCTCAGTTTGTATCTAAAAATCTATGGGGAGCGTTTTGCGATATAAGTCCAGATAGATGGGGCAGATTAATCCAAAAACGAAAAGCTGGTAGCGAACTTACTGAAAGCGAATATATGCTAGGGGTAAGTGACTATTTTCGTATAGGCTCACTTAGAATAGAAAAAGAGAGCGAATTTGTTTCTGCCACAAACGATATACCAAAACTAACTCATATTAGCGAGCTTTGCATATCATCACAAAGAATTGAACGCGGCGAGAGCCTTGAGAGTGACATTAAAAATTTGCTTGCGCCTAGCGGAAGCTTGGGCGGTGCTAGACCAAAGGCAAGCGTATTAAAAGGCAATGAGCTTTACATAGTCAAATTTCCGTCCATAAAAGATGAATATAGGCAAATTTCTCGTAGTGAAAAGACTATGCTAGATGTTGCCAGTATCGCAAAAATAAACGTATGTCAAAGCGAACTTTTTGAAACAGCAAAAGGCACGGCTTTACTTGTCAAAAGATTTGACAGAAACGGCGATAAGAGAATACCCTATAAGTCAGCTATGACCTTGCTTGGGGTTAGAGATGGCGATGAAAATAACGATAAGAGCTACTGCGATCTAGCTAACGTGCTTGATAGTAAAAACAAAAAAGAGCTTTTTCGGCGTATGGTTTTTAATGGCTTATTTGGCAACACGGACGATCACCTAAGAAATCACGGCGTGCTATATGATGAAAAAACAAAAAGCTGGAATTTATCCCCTGCATTTGATATAACACCAACACCTATAATTTACTCAAAACAAAACCATGCTTTAAATTTTGTGGGTTTTAAAAGCTTGCCATCAGTCCAGCTTTTTTATGATATAAAATCAAAATTTGATATAAATGACAGCGAGTTTAAAGAGATCATAGCAGATATGCTAATGGCAAGAGATAAATTTGAAGAGATAGCAAAACGAAATAAAATAAATAGCGACAACTTGAAAATGCTAAGAAACAACTATTGCCACGAGGATTTTGGAAGGGGTGGAGAATTTATAGCGCAGATTAATCAAAATATGGCCGAAGAATATATCTCTTTAGACGACGAAGCTAATTCTTACAAATTTAAGCTTTGA